Proteins encoded in a region of the Methylobacterium radiotolerans JCM 2831 genome:
- a CDS encoding amidohydrolase, translated as MPSEITLFEARRVITMNPSRPDATHIAVQDGRVLMVGTQAEFDGLDAVPDRRFADKVILPGFVEGHAHVMEGTLWRQTYVGAGDRRSPDGRRVPGLHDIGSVVDRLSEADRSIADPDQLLYGWGFDPLHLGGARLTRHDLDRVSTTRPVMVHHASLHITNVNSLLLEMAGFDETTAIDGVPKLPDGTPSGELQGIAARLRLFRGLGYNPMSGTLDAADVARFGAAAQLQGITTIADLHNDLTDATVAVYGAACVEGLPVRIVPALASVSCPPEDGVAKIGRLVAANTDRLRFGIVKIVVDGSIQGFTARLLPPGYHNGAPNGLWYVAPEDLDRIVGVYHAAGIQLHIHTNGNEATEAALDAVEKAQIAHPRPDHRHTLQHCQMATEAQLRRVKALGLCLNLFSNHLYYWGDAHHDLTMGPERAARIDAAGSAARLGIPLAIHSDAPVTPLGPLFTAWCAVNRTTSSGRLLGPEERLSVAEALHAVTLGAAYTLRMDHCVGSIEAGKFADFAVLDADPYEVPPEALKDVPVHATVLGGRVFAVPPA; from the coding sequence ATGCCGAGCGAGATCACCCTCTTCGAGGCCCGGCGGGTCATCACGATGAACCCGTCGCGGCCGGACGCGACGCATATCGCCGTGCAAGACGGGCGCGTGCTGATGGTCGGGACGCAGGCCGAGTTCGACGGGCTCGACGCGGTTCCGGACCGCCGCTTCGCCGACAAGGTCATCCTCCCCGGCTTCGTCGAGGGGCACGCCCACGTGATGGAGGGCACCCTCTGGCGCCAGACCTATGTCGGCGCCGGCGACCGCCGCAGCCCGGACGGGCGCCGCGTGCCGGGCCTGCACGACATCGGCTCCGTCGTGGACCGGCTCTCGGAGGCGGACCGGTCCATCGCCGATCCGGACCAGCTGCTCTACGGCTGGGGCTTCGATCCGCTGCATCTCGGCGGCGCGCGCCTGACCCGGCACGACCTCGACCGGGTCTCGACCACCCGGCCGGTGATGGTCCACCACGCCAGCCTGCACATCACCAACGTCAACAGCCTGCTCCTGGAGATGGCGGGCTTCGATGAAACCACCGCCATCGACGGCGTGCCGAAGCTGCCGGACGGCACCCCGTCCGGCGAACTGCAGGGGATCGCCGCCCGGCTGCGCCTGTTCCGGGGGCTCGGCTACAACCCGATGAGCGGGACCCTCGACGCCGCCGACGTGGCCCGGTTCGGTGCGGCCGCGCAGCTGCAGGGCATCACCACCATCGCCGACCTGCACAACGACCTCACCGACGCGACCGTGGCGGTCTACGGCGCCGCCTGCGTCGAGGGCCTGCCGGTGCGGATCGTGCCGGCTCTGGCCTCGGTCTCGTGTCCCCCGGAAGACGGCGTCGCCAAGATCGGCCGCCTCGTCGCCGCCAACACCGATCGCCTCCGCTTCGGCATCGTCAAGATCGTCGTCGACGGGTCGATCCAGGGCTTCACCGCCCGGCTCCTGCCGCCGGGCTATCACAACGGCGCTCCGAACGGCCTCTGGTACGTCGCCCCCGAGGATCTCGACCGGATCGTCGGCGTCTACCACGCCGCCGGCATCCAGCTTCACATCCACACCAACGGCAACGAGGCCACCGAGGCGGCCCTCGACGCGGTCGAGAAGGCGCAGATCGCCCATCCCCGTCCCGACCATCGGCACACCCTTCAGCACTGCCAGATGGCGACCGAGGCGCAGCTGCGGCGGGTCAAGGCCCTGGGCCTGTGCCTCAACCTGTTCTCGAACCACCTCTATTACTGGGGCGACGCCCATCACGACCTGACGATGGGACCGGAACGGGCGGCCCGGATCGACGCCGCCGGGAGCGCGGCGCGGCTCGGCATCCCGCTGGCGATCCATTCGGACGCCCCGGTGACGCCGCTCGGGCCGCTGTTCACCGCCTGGTGCGCCGTCAACCGGACCACGTCGTCGGGGCGCCTGCTCGGCCCCGAGGAGCGGCTGAGCGTCGCCGAGGCCCTGCACGCCGTGACGCTGGGGGCCGCCTACACCCTGCGGATGGACCATTGCGTCGGCTCCATCGAGGCCGGGAAGTTCGCCGACTTCGCCGTGCTCGACGCGGACCCGTACGAAGTGCCCCCGGAGGCGCTCAAGGACGTCCCGGTCCACGCCACGGTGCTCGGCGGCCGCGTCTTCGCGGTGCCGCCGGCATGA
- a CDS encoding LysR family transcriptional regulator: MEWSDVRIFLAIARSGTLGGAARSLQTSHPTVGRRLRALEQAIGHTLFQRTADGLVLTEEGHGIIALAEQMEEGALAMERRLAGQEQNLKGSLRISSADWFGAYVLPPILADFSRAYPHVDVEILTGTRLFNLAQREADLAFRIVPFNTADVVQRRLFRLEYGVYIAEESPDPRYGDGTGFRLITHETSTGHFPDIAWLIETFPNARPVLRSNNRNVQGRMCRQGVGIAVLPRVVGTQIPGIRRLDLPTQPPARDIWVGYHRDLRRLRRLRAFVSTVSDHLGNATV, from the coding sequence ATGGAATGGAGTGACGTCAGAATCTTTCTCGCTATCGCGCGATCCGGCACGCTCGGCGGCGCCGCGCGGTCTCTTCAGACAAGCCATCCCACCGTCGGCCGGCGTCTGCGCGCGCTTGAGCAGGCGATCGGTCACACGCTCTTCCAGCGGACTGCGGACGGTCTCGTTCTGACCGAAGAGGGTCACGGGATCATCGCGCTGGCGGAGCAGATGGAAGAAGGCGCGCTGGCCATGGAGCGCCGGCTCGCAGGGCAGGAGCAGAACCTCAAGGGCAGTCTCCGCATCTCATCGGCGGACTGGTTCGGGGCCTATGTTCTGCCTCCCATCCTGGCGGACTTCTCGAGGGCCTACCCCCATGTCGACGTCGAGATCCTGACCGGCACGCGCCTGTTCAACCTCGCCCAGCGGGAGGCCGACCTCGCTTTCCGTATCGTGCCGTTCAACACCGCCGATGTGGTCCAGCGGCGACTCTTCAGGCTCGAGTACGGCGTCTACATCGCCGAGGAATCACCTGACCCCAGATACGGCGATGGCACGGGTTTCCGGCTGATCACCCACGAGACATCGACGGGTCACTTCCCGGACATCGCGTGGCTCATCGAGACTTTCCCCAACGCAAGACCGGTCCTGCGCTCGAACAACCGCAACGTCCAAGGGCGCATGTGCAGGCAAGGCGTCGGCATCGCGGTCCTGCCCCGCGTCGTCGGCACGCAGATCCCGGGTATCCGCAGGCTGGACCTGCCGACGCAACCGCCAGCGCGAGATATCTGGGTGGGATACCACCGGGATCTACGGCGTCTTCGGCGTCTTCGTGCGTTCGTCTCGACCGTATCGGACCATCTCGGGAACGCGACCGTATGA
- a CDS encoding NAD(P)-dependent oxidoreductase, protein MQIGFIGLGSMGSAMALNLVKAGHEVRAWNRSRIVQDRVPGITLVPVAADAFQADAVFTMLSDDPAIREVILDAGLLAKARPGLTHVITSTISVALARELEVLHEKVALGYVSAPVLGRPNVAASGQLNILAAGKADAVAAIEPLLASIGKRVWKLGEDPARANAAKIACNMMIAMAIEAMAEGVVLTESVGLDRADFFELILGTLFSGRAYESYSAQITDRSFEPGFKAKLALKDMRLAVEAGNQIGRTLPMLEAVREGLANAVSAGLGEKDWSIMADMTVRNIATATDSGER, encoded by the coding sequence ATGCAGATCGGGTTCATCGGTCTCGGCAGTATGGGTTCAGCCATGGCCCTGAACTTGGTGAAGGCAGGCCATGAGGTGCGGGCCTGGAACCGTAGCAGGATCGTCCAGGATCGCGTTCCCGGAATAACGCTGGTCCCGGTCGCGGCTGATGCATTCCAGGCTGACGCAGTCTTCACGATGCTGTCCGACGATCCTGCCATTCGAGAAGTCATCCTCGATGCCGGTCTGCTCGCAAAGGCGCGTCCAGGGCTGACCCATGTCATCACATCGACGATCTCGGTCGCTCTCGCGCGAGAGCTGGAGGTGCTGCACGAGAAGGTTGCCCTCGGCTATGTGTCCGCGCCCGTGCTCGGGCGGCCGAACGTAGCGGCGAGCGGCCAGCTCAACATCCTGGCAGCCGGGAAGGCCGATGCGGTTGCCGCGATCGAGCCGTTGCTCGCTTCGATCGGCAAGAGAGTCTGGAAGTTGGGGGAGGATCCGGCGCGCGCGAACGCCGCCAAGATCGCCTGCAACATGATGATCGCCATGGCGATCGAGGCGATGGCTGAGGGTGTCGTGCTGACCGAGAGCGTGGGCTTGGACCGCGCGGACTTCTTCGAGCTCATCCTGGGCACCCTTTTCTCGGGCCGTGCCTACGAGAGCTACAGCGCGCAGATCACGGACCGATCGTTCGAGCCCGGCTTCAAAGCCAAGCTCGCGCTCAAGGACATGCGCCTGGCGGTCGAGGCCGGCAACCAGATCGGACGCACGCTCCCGATGCTTGAGGCTGTCCGAGAAGGACTCGCCAACGCTGTCTCAGCGGGCCTCGGCGAGAAGGACTGGTCGATCATGGCCGACATGACGGTTCGTAACATCGCGACCGCCACCGATTCCGGCGAGCGCTGA
- a CDS encoding alpha/beta fold hydrolase, with translation MIATLKGFTQQSMPVNGIKINAVTGGSGPPILLLHGWPETWWEWHHVMPLLAERFSVVAMDLRGAGFSDCPLGGYDKATMARDAHEVMVALGHERYAVCGHDIGGMVALPQAALHRRAVTHLAVLDVPLPGWTEWEATTARLWHFSFHVNRDLPERLIHGREYDYVSAFMAERFYDHSTFNPADIEIYAKAMALPGRTRGGMEWYRTLAADHAAALEYKKQPLEIPVLGLGGDQRFGAEMVPMLKEFAINVTGGSIARCSHYVADERPNEVAAALIDFLEAD, from the coding sequence ATGATCGCGACTTTGAAGGGATTTACCCAGCAGTCGATGCCGGTGAATGGCATCAAGATCAACGCCGTCACAGGGGGCTCAGGCCCGCCGATCCTCCTGCTTCACGGCTGGCCGGAAACATGGTGGGAATGGCACCATGTGATGCCGCTGCTGGCCGAGCGTTTCAGCGTGGTGGCCATGGACCTGCGCGGCGCGGGCTTTTCCGACTGCCCGCTCGGCGGCTACGACAAGGCGACGATGGCGCGCGACGCGCACGAAGTCATGGTCGCCCTCGGACACGAACGCTATGCCGTGTGCGGACACGACATCGGCGGCATGGTGGCGTTGCCGCAGGCGGCCCTTCATCGAAGGGCTGTCACGCATCTCGCCGTCCTCGACGTGCCGCTTCCCGGCTGGACCGAGTGGGAGGCGACGACCGCGAGGCTCTGGCATTTCAGCTTCCATGTGAACCGGGATCTGCCCGAGCGTCTGATCCATGGCCGCGAATATGACTATGTATCGGCCTTCATGGCTGAGCGGTTCTACGACCACAGCACCTTCAATCCGGCGGACATCGAGATCTACGCGAAAGCGATGGCGCTTCCTGGCCGCACCCGCGGCGGCATGGAATGGTATCGCACCCTCGCCGCCGACCATGCGGCCGCGCTCGAGTACAAGAAGCAGCCGCTCGAAATACCGGTGCTGGGTCTCGGCGGCGATCAGCGTTTCGGTGCGGAGATGGTGCCGATGCTCAAGGAATTCGCGATCAACGTGACCGGCGGCTCGATTGCGCGGTGCAGCCACTATGTCGCGGATGAGCGGCCGAACGAAGTCGCGGCCGCTCTGATCGATTTCCTCGAGGCCGATTGA
- a CDS encoding VOC family protein — protein MTAPVTRGVNHIGITVPDIEAAKSFLVEALGARVIYQSFGPQDPPRQGPEFERAVGAYPGTVVRGQAMVKIGTGPDIELFEMHGPEQAQPVRASDFGITHFGLYTDDIDASVERFERAGGTPLTAPRVIPYATEKGPGNKVCYCRMPWGTTVEFITTPDRMAYHDQTDLRRWQDEE, from the coding sequence ATGACGGCACCTGTCACGCGCGGGGTCAATCATATCGGCATCACGGTGCCCGACATCGAAGCGGCAAAGTCGTTTCTGGTGGAAGCTCTCGGCGCCCGAGTGATCTACCAGTCCTTCGGACCGCAGGATCCACCGCGGCAGGGGCCCGAGTTCGAGCGGGCCGTCGGCGCATACCCAGGAACGGTCGTGCGCGGGCAGGCGATGGTCAAGATCGGAACCGGACCCGATATCGAGCTCTTCGAAATGCACGGCCCCGAGCAAGCCCAGCCGGTCCGAGCGAGCGACTTCGGCATCACGCACTTCGGTCTCTACACCGACGACATCGACGCCTCGGTCGAGCGCTTCGAGAGAGCCGGGGGGACCCCTCTCACCGCGCCACGCGTCATTCCCTATGCAACCGAGAAAGGTCCGGGAAACAAGGTCTGCTACTGCCGTATGCCCTGGGGCACGACGGTAGAATTCATCACCACGCCGGACCGCATGGCCTATCATGACCAAACTGATCTGCGCCGATGGCAAGACGAGGAGTGA
- a CDS encoding L,D-transpeptidase, whose amino-acid sequence MATDRDVGAIASVAPVHPSFLAMYAAKPAERFPLPATDISAVDPRYFRQEVAYPRSEPPGTVVVDPGNKFLYLVRENGRALRYGVGVGKAGLAWNGTAEIKRKAEWPRWTPTADMIRREPERNGPWRNGMAPGLTNPLGPRALYLFDGDRDTLYRIHGTTEPQTIGTNVSSGCIRMFNQDIINLYERVPVNTKVVVLRPDAHVEPLEAFATAREEEGPGHLSVVPKP is encoded by the coding sequence ATGGCGACCGACCGTGATGTTGGGGCGATCGCGAGCGTCGCGCCGGTGCACCCGAGCTTCCTCGCCATGTACGCGGCGAAGCCCGCCGAACGCTTCCCGCTGCCGGCGACCGACATCAGCGCGGTCGATCCGCGCTACTTCCGCCAGGAGGTCGCATACCCGCGCAGCGAGCCGCCGGGTACCGTGGTCGTCGATCCGGGCAACAAGTTTCTCTACCTCGTACGCGAGAACGGCAGGGCCCTGCGTTACGGGGTGGGTGTCGGCAAGGCCGGTCTCGCGTGGAACGGGACCGCCGAGATCAAGCGCAAAGCGGAATGGCCGCGCTGGACGCCGACCGCCGACATGATCCGGCGCGAGCCCGAGCGCAACGGCCCTTGGCGCAACGGCATGGCGCCGGGCCTGACGAACCCGCTCGGCCCGCGCGCGCTCTACCTGTTCGACGGCGATCGGGACACCCTCTACCGCATTCACGGCACGACCGAGCCGCAAACCATCGGCACGAACGTCTCGTCCGGTTGCATCCGGATGTTTAACCAGGACATCATCAACCTCTACGAGCGCGTGCCCGTGAATACGAAGGTCGTGGTGCTGCGGCCCGACGCGCACGTCGAGCCGCTAGAGGCCTTCGCGACAGCGCGCGAAGAAGAGGGGCCTGGACATCTCAGTGTCGTTCCGAAGCCTTGA
- a CDS encoding S9 family peptidase yields MQGDLIPRRILFGNPERAFRQISPDGEWLTWVAPANGVMNIFIAPRATPDRARQLTFDQGRGVTAYCWTMGATHLVYGQDTDGDENTRLYALNIADGSVRNLTPEPDVKANLGGVSRKIRDMIMVYLNDRDPRFHDLYAINPATGERRKLADNPGFADIMVDAAFRPTLAVALHPNGEMHLLRNARAEGPPAPEDWQPWQTIPREDARTTFPLHLSADGSILYMADSRGRDTAALSAITLATGERTLIASDPRADITETFTDAETQEILGYGVSYLVREFHTVDPRAGDFAWLADQGLENPVVVGRTEADDIWLVGTYSDVSPGEVFVFDRPNRTLTRLPPSSPELAAAGLRPMEPHTIPTRDGLNLISYATLPERAGPSERVPLVLVVHGGPTARDEFGCNREHQWLANRGYAALSVNFRGSAGFGKAFVNAAEGEWGRRMDDDLIEAVTWAKDNLPIDPSRIAIYGASYGGYATLVGLTRNPDLYACGVDIVGPSNLETLLETIPPYWEAGRHQLKRMIGDPDTAEGLARLRDRSPLHQADRIRRPLMIAQGANDPRVKRAESDQMVAALRSKAIPVTYLLFPDEGHGFERPENTLSFYAQAEAFLAAHLGGRCEPDDPMTRDRSSMQIL; encoded by the coding sequence ATGCAAGGCGATCTGATCCCACGGCGCATCCTGTTCGGAAATCCCGAGCGTGCCTTTCGGCAAATCAGCCCGGACGGCGAGTGGTTGACCTGGGTCGCACCCGCCAATGGGGTGATGAACATTTTCATCGCGCCGCGCGCGACTCCCGACCGCGCTCGGCAGCTGACCTTCGATCAGGGCCGCGGCGTCACCGCCTACTGCTGGACGATGGGTGCGACGCATCTTGTCTACGGCCAGGACACTGACGGCGACGAAAACACCCGCCTCTACGCGCTGAACATCGCCGACGGGAGCGTGCGCAACCTGACGCCCGAACCCGATGTGAAGGCGAACCTCGGCGGTGTGAGTCGCAAGATCCGCGACATGATCATGGTCTATCTCAACGACCGGGATCCGCGGTTTCACGATCTATACGCGATCAACCCGGCAACAGGCGAGCGGCGCAAGCTCGCTGACAATCCCGGCTTTGCCGACATCATGGTCGACGCGGCGTTCCGGCCGACCCTCGCGGTCGCCCTGCACCCGAACGGCGAGATGCACCTGCTGCGCAATGCACGCGCCGAGGGGCCACCCGCGCCCGAGGACTGGCAGCCGTGGCAGACCATCCCCCGCGAGGATGCACGCACCACGTTCCCGCTCCACCTGAGCGCCGATGGGTCGATCCTCTACATGGCCGACAGCCGCGGTCGCGACACCGCCGCGCTCAGCGCGATCACCCTCGCCACGGGTGAGCGGACCCTGATTGCGAGCGACCCGCGGGCCGACATCACCGAGACCTTCACCGACGCCGAGACGCAGGAGATCCTGGGCTACGGCGTCTCCTACCTCGTTCGCGAGTTCCATACGGTCGATCCGCGCGCCGGCGATTTCGCGTGGCTGGCAGATCAAGGCCTCGAGAACCCCGTCGTGGTCGGTCGCACCGAGGCCGACGACATCTGGCTCGTCGGGACCTATTCCGACGTCTCCCCGGGCGAGGTCTTCGTGTTCGACCGGCCGAACCGCACGCTCACGCGGCTGCCGCCAAGCTCGCCAGAGCTGGCAGCGGCAGGTCTCCGTCCGATGGAGCCGCACACGATCCCGACCCGGGACGGGCTGAACTTGATCTCGTACGCGACCCTGCCGGAACGCGCGGGCCCGAGTGAGCGCGTTCCGCTCGTGCTCGTCGTCCACGGCGGCCCCACGGCCCGTGACGAGTTCGGTTGCAACCGGGAGCATCAATGGCTTGCCAATCGCGGTTACGCTGCGCTCAGCGTCAACTTCCGCGGCTCTGCCGGATTCGGGAAGGCGTTCGTCAACGCCGCCGAGGGTGAGTGGGGGCGGCGGATGGACGACGACCTCATCGAGGCCGTGACTTGGGCCAAGGATAACCTGCCCATCGATCCGAGCCGGATCGCCATCTACGGCGCGTCCTACGGCGGCTACGCTACCCTCGTCGGGCTCACCCGAAACCCGGATCTCTACGCCTGCGGTGTCGACATCGTCGGACCGTCGAACTTGGAGACCTTACTAGAGACGATTCCTCCTTACTGGGAGGCGGGCCGCCATCAGTTGAAGCGGATGATCGGTGACCCGGACACCGCCGAGGGCCTGGCACGCCTGCGAGATCGCTCGCCGCTTCATCAGGCGGACCGCATTCGCCGGCCGCTCATGATCGCGCAGGGCGCCAACGATCCGCGGGTGAAGCGGGCAGAGAGCGACCAGATGGTCGCGGCCCTGCGCAGCAAGGCCATCCCTGTCACCTATCTGCTGTTCCCCGACGAGGGACACGGGTTCGAGCGGCCGGAGAACACTCTTAGCTTCTATGCCCAGGCCGAGGCGTTCCTGGCTGCGCATCTTGGCGGCCGCTGTGAGCCGGACGATCCCATGACCCGGGACCGCAGCAGCATGCAAATCCTCTGA
- a CDS encoding pentapeptide repeat-containing protein, translating into MRRLALSLTLAALAAGPAAAEQDLLLGADMSSPAMTKADMSRADVEALIEGADGKPVDLHDKSLSGLDLSGLNLRGANLRTARLNRANLRGADLSGANLEQAWFLKADLAGAKLADAKMFGITARDADLSGADLSRSMPIGDFKGANMSGATLVDLKGGADIKNQSMGLMRAVFTSVNLSGANLKGADLGRSRLEYANLKDADLTDVVLMGSDLSGANLTGATVTGADFKNVDVSGARLIDLKGQSEAKGWAERVNVDRAVTQASN; encoded by the coding sequence ATGCGCCGCCTCGCCCTCAGCCTCACGCTCGCTGCCCTCGCCGCCGGCCCCGCCGCGGCCGAACAGGACCTCCTGCTCGGGGCGGACATGTCCTCGCCCGCCATGACCAAGGCCGACATGAGTCGCGCCGACGTCGAGGCGCTGATCGAGGGCGCGGACGGCAAGCCCGTCGATCTGCACGACAAATCCCTGTCCGGCCTCGACCTTTCCGGGCTGAACCTGCGGGGCGCCAACCTGCGGACGGCGCGCCTGAACAGGGCCAACCTGCGCGGCGCCGACCTCAGCGGGGCAAACCTCGAACAGGCGTGGTTCCTGAAGGCCGACCTGGCCGGCGCCAAGCTCGCGGACGCGAAGATGTTCGGCATCACGGCGCGGGACGCCGACCTCAGCGGCGCCGACCTCAGCCGCTCCATGCCCATCGGCGACTTCAAGGGCGCCAACATGAGCGGCGCGACGCTGGTCGACCTCAAGGGCGGAGCCGACATCAAGAACCAGTCCATGGGCCTGATGCGGGCGGTGTTCACATCGGTGAACCTCTCGGGCGCGAACCTCAAGGGAGCCGACCTCGGCCGGTCGCGCCTCGAGTATGCCAACCTGAAGGACGCCGACCTCACCGACGTGGTGCTGATGGGCTCGGATTTGTCGGGCGCCAACCTGACCGGCGCTACGGTGACGGGCGCGGACTTCAAGAACGTCGACGTCAGCGGCGCCCGGTTGATCGACCTCAAGGGTCAGTCCGAGGCCAAGGGCTGGGCCGAGCGCGTGAACGTCGACCGCGCCGTCACCCAGGCTTCGAACTGA
- a CDS encoding Crp/Fnr family transcriptional regulator, with translation MTDAQKVERWIDRFPLLRALSPAHLQIARGTVHFPVLDAGAIAYELDGECANYLMCLEGRTRIFRMSEGGREVLIYKVGPGGTCALTTQCLLSGGTFPAQSVAEERTELAALPVSTFQHLMGESAAFRSFVMDDYTRLMSGLFTLIDEVAFAPLKQRLVQRLLAESEPRGIAAVTHQKLADDVGSVREVVSRILAQWAEAGLIELRRGAVEIVDRASLAAAGRR, from the coding sequence ATGACGGATGCTCAGAAGGTCGAGCGTTGGATCGACCGGTTCCCGCTTCTTCGGGCGCTCAGCCCGGCGCACCTCCAGATCGCCCGGGGAACCGTGCACTTCCCGGTGCTGGACGCGGGCGCCATCGCCTACGAACTGGATGGCGAGTGCGCCAACTACCTGATGTGCCTGGAGGGTCGCACGCGCATCTTCCGCATGTCGGAGGGCGGGCGCGAGGTGCTGATCTACAAGGTCGGTCCCGGCGGCACGTGTGCCCTGACCACGCAGTGCCTGCTGTCCGGCGGCACGTTCCCGGCGCAGAGCGTGGCCGAGGAGAGGACCGAGTTGGCGGCGCTGCCGGTGAGCACGTTCCAGCACCTGATGGGCGAGAGCGCCGCTTTCCGCAGCTTCGTCATGGACGATTACACGCGGCTGATGTCCGGCCTGTTCACGCTGATCGATGAGGTCGCTTTCGCACCGCTGAAGCAGCGCCTCGTGCAGCGGCTCCTGGCCGAGTCCGAGCCGCGGGGTATCGCCGCGGTAACCCATCAGAAGCTTGCCGACGATGTCGGCAGCGTGCGGGAGGTGGTGAGCCGGATCCTGGCGCAGTGGGCTGAGGCGGGCCTCATCGAGCTTCGCCGGGGCGCGGTCGAGATCGTCGACCGCGCCAGCCTGGCGGCCGCCGGCCGCCGATGA
- a CDS encoding ring-opening amidohydrolase: MPECLVFRVPAQHPADVSGVMDLVTSGTVGAPEIVAIFGKTEGNGCVNDFTRQLAVMALETALATALGCTPAEAGARIALVMSGGTEGGLSPHFLILARREGPAAPERKALAIGTAFTHAFRPEEIGRMSQVEATAAAVGRAMAEAGLTDPADVHLVQVKCPLLTSARIADAAARGHGVATHDTYASMGLSRGASALGIALALGEVDREQLTDPAIGTRRDLFSGRASASAGIELMRNEIIVLGNAPGWTGPLAIAHRVMDDGIDLPAILGVLSDLGFPEAGPLSRQESERVIALLVKAEPSHDGLIRGRRHIMNDDSDINATRHARALVGGVAAAAIGRTDLFVSGGAEHQGPDGGGPVAVIARVRD; the protein is encoded by the coding sequence ATGCCCGAATGCCTCGTCTTCCGCGTGCCCGCGCAGCATCCCGCCGACGTTTCCGGGGTGATGGACCTCGTCACCTCCGGGACGGTGGGTGCGCCCGAGATCGTCGCGATCTTCGGCAAGACCGAGGGCAATGGCTGCGTGAATGACTTCACCCGGCAACTCGCGGTGATGGCTCTGGAGACCGCGCTCGCCACCGCACTCGGCTGCACGCCGGCGGAGGCCGGAGCCCGGATCGCCCTCGTCATGTCCGGCGGCACCGAAGGCGGGCTGTCGCCGCATTTCCTCATCCTCGCCCGGCGTGAAGGACCCGCGGCGCCGGAGCGGAAGGCGCTCGCCATCGGCACGGCCTTCACCCACGCGTTCCGGCCGGAGGAGATCGGCCGGATGTCGCAGGTCGAGGCGACCGCGGCGGCGGTCGGCCGGGCCATGGCAGAGGCGGGGCTCACCGATCCCGCCGACGTGCATCTCGTGCAGGTGAAGTGCCCGCTTCTGACGAGCGCCCGGATCGCCGACGCGGCCGCCCGGGGCCACGGCGTCGCCACGCACGACACCTACGCCTCGATGGGCCTGTCCCGGGGCGCCTCGGCGCTCGGCATCGCCCTCGCCCTCGGGGAGGTCGATCGCGAACAGCTCACGGATCCCGCCATCGGCACCCGGCGCGATCTCTTTTCCGGCCGCGCCAGTGCCTCGGCGGGGATCGAGCTGATGCGCAACGAGATCATCGTGCTCGGAAACGCCCCAGGCTGGACCGGCCCGCTCGCCATCGCCCACCGGGTCATGGACGACGGTATCGACCTGCCCGCGATACTGGGGGTCCTCAGCGACCTCGGCTTCCCGGAAGCGGGGCCGTTGTCGCGTCAGGAGTCGGAGCGCGTGATCGCCCTGCTCGTCAAGGCCGAGCCTTCCCATGACGGCCTGATCCGGGGACGGCGCCACATCATGAACGACGACAGCGACATCAACGCCACCCGGCACGCCCGCGCCCTGGTCGGCGGGGTGGCCGCCGCCGCAATCGGCCGGACGGACCTGTTCGTCTCCGGCGGCGCCGAGCATCAGGGGCCGGACGGTGGCGGCCCGGTCGCGGTCATCGCCCGCGTGAGGGACTGA
- a CDS encoding GbsR/MarR family transcriptional regulator has protein sequence MTEITDATRPLPAAVERFVLHWGDLGGQWGVNRSVAQIHALLYLSERPLTAEDIAGLLGIARSNVSNSLRELLGWNLIRRVPVMGERRDHFVAETDLWEMVTRIAAGRKEREIDPALAALRACVAEANADPALGAVAKRRLQAMLDFTESMERWYGQMLNVPRGTLAKLIRMGARIVKFLPAKTE, from the coding sequence ATGACAGAAATAACAGATGCAACGCGTCCCCTGCCCGCCGCGGTCGAGCGCTTCGTACTGCACTGGGGTGACCTGGGCGGCCAGTGGGGCGTGAACCGCTCCGTCGCGCAGATCCACGCGCTCCTCTACCTCTCCGAGCGTCCTCTCACCGCCGAGGACATCGCCGGCCTGCTCGGCATCGCGCGCTCGAACGTCTCGAACTCGCTGCGCGAGCTGCTCGGCTGGAACCTGATCCGCCGCGTGCCGGTGATGGGCGAGCGCCGCGACCACTTCGTCGCCGAGACCGACCTCTGGGAGATGGTCACGCGCATCGCCGCCGGCCGCAAGGAGCGGGAGATCGATCCCGCCCTCGCGGCCCTGCGCGCCTGCGTCGCCGAGGCGAACGCGGACCCGGCCCTCGGGGCGGTCGCCAAGCGGCGCCTGCAAGCGATGCTCGACTTCACCGAGTCGATGGAGCGCTGGTACGGCCAGATGCTCAACGTGCCCCGCGGGACGCTGGCCAAGCTGATCCGGATGGGCGCCCGGATCGTGAAGTTCCTGCCGGCCAAGACCGAGTGA